A region from the Campylobacter subantarcticus LMG 24377 genome encodes:
- a CDS encoding AHH domain-containing protein: MVKKRKITLARIEDINISPDTSCMHPILEDNTLLCIHGGKVKLKAKNAKRIKSDNTPIMLHNEIQGASISGCVNPPIAGGPCTKVALVLAYTYSNHKVNHKHSVLQMGLIGVSNKGYPILAIPKKNKIKFALTKIQANPLAKIKWDKIKWEGMESHNKQQPIQTHHIATDKNKRFTKEFRKITKKYNLELDGDWNKVKMPHRGRHPNEYHEYILEKMSKIDKIARGDKDKFLKEFEKLKEEIKNNPVLLHKEYYKERN; this comes from the coding sequence ATGGTTAAAAAAAGAAAAATCACTCTTGCTAGAATAGAAGATATTAATATAAGTCCTGATACTTCTTGTATGCATCCTATATTAGAAGATAATACTTTATTATGCATACATGGAGGTAAGGTTAAGTTAAAAGCAAAGAATGCTAAAAGGATAAAATCAGATAATACTCCCATTATGCTTCATAATGAAATACAAGGAGCTAGTATAAGTGGATGTGTAAATCCACCTATAGCAGGAGGACCTTGCACTAAAGTAGCTTTAGTATTGGCTTATACTTATTCCAATCATAAAGTAAATCATAAACATTCTGTTTTACAAATGGGTTTAATAGGAGTAAGTAATAAAGGTTATCCTATACTAGCTATACCTAAGAAAAATAAGATTAAATTTGCTCTAACTAAAATACAAGCTAATCCTCTTGCTAAGATTAAATGGGACAAGATAAAATGGGAAGGGATGGAAAGCCACAACAAACAACAACCAATTCAAACCCATCACATTGCTACCGATAAAAATAAAAGATTTACTAAAGAATTTCGAAAAATAACAAAAAAATATAACTTGGAATTGGATGGAGATTGGAACAAAGTTAAAATGCCACATCGTGGAAGACATCCTAATGAATATCACGAATATATTCTTGAAAAAATGAGTAAAATTGATAAAATAGCTAGAGGAGATAAGGATAAATTCTTAAAAGAATTTGAAAAACTAAAAGAAGAAATCAAAAATAATCCTGTTTTACTTCATAAAGAATACTATAAGGAGAGAAATTAA
- a CDS encoding imm11 family protein — MKYYKMMYNYNHNDVDNWYSCDLVDIKNNDEYALLESKPITNWQTPSFEIDKDDGNILTDLIHNDCGWRIVSPKFVNLMQDLIKDCVQYLDVEIKSQEINYYDCKIMHVTKSLEVLDYEHSIYTYMGDNDEYLSITKAVLKKSKLDGSHIFRIKDDEVPVFVSSEFRKIVRENNLLGFSFSEVMVYEN, encoded by the coding sequence ATGAAATATTATAAAATGATGTATAACTATAATCATAACGATGTGGATAATTGGTACTCTTGTGATCTTGTAGATATAAAAAATAACGATGAATATGCACTTTTAGAATCCAAACCTATCACAAATTGGCAAACACCTAGTTTTGAAATCGACAAAGATGATGGTAACATACTGACTGATCTTATACACAATGACTGTGGTTGGCGTATAGTCTCTCCAAAATTTGTAAATTTAATGCAAGATTTAATTAAAGATTGTGTGCAATATTTAGATGTAGAAATTAAAAGTCAGGAAATAAATTATTATGATTGTAAAATTATGCATGTAACAAAATCACTTGAAGTTTTAGATTATGAACATTCTATATATACTTATATGGGCGATAATGATGAATATCTAAGTATTACTAAAGCTGTTTTAAAAAAATCAAAACTTGATGGAAGTCATATATTTAGAATTAAAGATGATGAAGTACCTGTTTTTGTATCAAGTGAATTTAGAAAAATAGTGAGAGAAAACAATTTATTAGGTTTTAGTTTTAGTGAAGTTATGGTATATGAAAATTAA